In the Bacillus amyloliquefaciens DSM 7 = ATCC 23350 genome, TAATTCACGAGGCAATAACAACTCTGTGCATATTGGAAAAAAGAAAATCAATATAATAAACATCTTCATGCCTAGTCAAAATCAAATAGATAAAGTCACCAATACAAAAAGGGAGCCCGGCTCAGATAATTATTTTATGATTGTTCTTTTTTATATAGCTATCATTATCTTTGGTGCATTTTATACTAGTTACTATTATTGGTTTGTTGCAATTTTGTTGGCTGTCTTTATAATCCGGTTTATTAAGTGTATTCGTTTTTCAATTGCCATAAAGCTTACATCAAACTTATATGACAAAAGTAAATTCTTCATCAATTTTATCCAGCAAATAATTTTATGTGGCATTCTTCTAAGTCTGCTGTTTTTTTCAGTACCACAGGAATTACAAATAGTTGCTGATCATATAAAAGTATATTTTGAAGGAGGCACCTCCTTTAAAAATTTGGCTTATAGACTTATTTAAATACACATTCAGTATATGGAATACTACTACTTTTTATTTTTTCATTTTTTTAGAAGCGTAGGGATGTTGATTCTTACTCTTTTTGTATTCTATACAACAGGCAAGAATGCATTACCAATTTATAAACACAAGTCTTTCAACAGAAGAAAAGTGTTGTAATGAACTTTCTTCTTATATTTGTGTTATTATTCTTATTTTTTCTCACTCTACCTAAAACATAGCTTAGAACCTTTGTGGAATGAATGGGCACGCAAATAAAAAATGTCAAATTTATTAATGTTAAGGCCCCTATAGAGGGTCTTCTCTTATTTTAATAAAGTTTTAAGTTGCTCTTTCAGTCTATAAATACCATCTCGATAAGCTCGGCATTTCAAGGAGTTATGTGTCGCGGATTGAAAAACGCGCATTGATGAAGATGTTTCATGAGTTTTACCGGGCGGAAAAGGAGAAGCGGAAGAAGAAGGGAAAGTGAGCGAAAAGCCGGATCTGACATTCCGGCTTTTTCTAATTTATCTTTTTCAATCATGACTATGAACAGAATATGCGTAGCGCTCAGTGTGAAGGGACAAATATACAAACTATTTAATCGCGTCAAGGCCTGTGATGAATTCATTTGTGATACGGCCATTTTCAAAATCAATTTTGTAGGTTTGCGAGGTCTCTATAACTTCGCTGTCATCTTCAATATCATCAAATTCAATTTCTGAGGAAAGGGTCATGATAAGATCACTCGTATAACGTTCCTCCATTTATTGATTGAATGAACCATAATAAAAACCGCTCCTAAAGAGCGGTTTTAAAATATAAGAAATAATCTTTCTAAGAAGAAATCGAAAGCGATTTATTTACTGCTTTTTGAGCATGGATTAAAGTCGTATCAAATAATGGCACTTTTGAATCGTCTGCCTTTACTAATAGTCCAATTTCAGTGCATCCAAGAATGATTCCTTCTGCTCCTCTATCTACCAAATTATTTATGATCTTCTTATAAATGTTTTTGGAAGACTGTTTAATTTCACCCAGACACAGTTCTTGATAAATAATATTATTTATTAATTCCCTTTCATCATCATCAGGAACAATGACATTAATATCATGAGACGCAATACGTGATTTATAAAAATCTTGCTCCATCGTATATTTAGTACCAAGCAGTCCTATTGAGCGAATGTCTTGTCTAATAATTTGTTCTGCAGTTGCATCGGCAATATGCAAAATAGGTATAGTGATCATTTCTTGGATATATCCAAGAACTTTATGCATAGTATTTGTACATATTACAATAAAATCTGCACCCGCTTTTTCTAATGATCTTGCAACTTCCCCTAAGGCTTCACCTGCTTTATCCCAAGCACCTACAGATTGATAATGTTCAATTTCCTTAAAATCAACACTGTATAAAAGACATTTTGCCGAGTGAAGCCCTCCTAACTTCTTTTTTATTTCTTCATTGATAATTCGATAATACTCAGCTGAAGATTCCCAACTCATTCCACCAATAAGACCAATAGTTTTCATAACCCACCTCGGATAAAATTTTCAAAATATTATAGTTATTCTAAAGCATAGATTAGGTCTTTACAATTATTTATTTTTTCAGGATTACTATCATTAAATTTTATCGAGAATAAAAAATGATTGTCCGCCTTTTAAGGAGACAACCATCACACTTTCACCAGTATTCAACGCTTCTTCTTCACCGGGCCGCAGCCGCTTTGGAACAACAATCAAATCAGCAGGTATTATTAATTTGTCATTTTCATTAAGCCTTATTTCAACAGGAGAAACGGAAACCACTTCAGCCGGTAGAATATCCACTGGTGACTCAGAATCAATAAAGTCAGAATATAGAAAAAGAGATGTGACAGTTATGAAAATCATTTTTCTCATTCGTTACTGCATTTTGGTATCAAATGACTTGACTTATAAGTCCTTAACTTGCGTCTTCTCTCAAACGATTCAACGCCGGACGCTCTAAAAACT is a window encoding:
- a CDS encoding aspartate/glutamate racemase family protein; this encodes MKTIGLIGGMSWESSAEYYRIINEEIKKKLGGLHSAKCLLYSVDFKEIEHYQSVGAWDKAGEALGEVARSLEKAGADFIVICTNTMHKVLGYIQEMITIPILHIADATAEQIIRQDIRSIGLLGTKYTMEQDFYKSRIASHDINVIVPDDDERELINNIIYQELCLGEIKQSSKNIYKKIINNLVDRGAEGIILGCTEIGLLVKADDSKVPLFDTTLIHAQKAVNKSLSISS
- a CDS encoding DUF2577 family protein codes for the protein MIFITVTSLFLYSDFIDSESPVDILPAEVVSVSPVEIRLNENDKLIIPADLIVVPKRLRPGEEEALNTGESVMVVSLKGGQSFFILDKI